In Dama dama isolate Ldn47 chromosome 22, ASM3311817v1, whole genome shotgun sequence, the genomic window CTCTGGGTGGGCACCCAGAGGGGCAGCCCCAGAGTGGTCCCCGCCGTCCCCCCAACCGACCGGCCTCACCGTCATGGCCCCAGGACATGAGGACGTTCTCGAGCCCACAGTGAGGCTGGTACATGCCAAGCTCCGTGCTGCAGAGGGGGACGGAAGGTGAGGGGCTCAGGAGCAGGACCCCGGAAGGGGGAGGAGCGGGGAGGACCTCGACGAGGGAGGGCAAGGGAGCCGCACCTGTACAGGGGGTCCTGGAGGTCAGGGTTGTCCTGGAAGGTGCAGTCATGGAAGACCACAGAGGCCTGAGGACGGCAGCCAACTGGGAAGGTGTCTCCTACCACTGCCCACTGGGGACGGACCAACGGGCAGCTGTGGGTGGGCGTGACTGGCCTGCCCCCCAAGTGGGTGTCCAGAGCCTGGAGCGGAGGCTGCCCCGGCCCTGCCCTGCTGACTGCCCTCCACCCCTCTCCTCACCTGGGGCTCCCCTGCCAGAGCCAGGACCTTCCCCAGGTCGTGCAGGAGCCCAACGAGGTGGAACCAgtctggaggagagggagggacagtGCAGGCTAGAAGGGTGCAGGGGCCGGGGCAGAGGCACAGTCCTGGGGCTGTGGGGGGGATGCAGGGCCTACTGGGAGAGGGCCAGACCACCCCCCGCTTCCCCAGCACCCGTCAGAGCAAGTGGGGAGCACACCCTTGTCCGGATGGGCCTTCCGGATGCCCTCGGCTGTCTGGAAGGCATGGAAGGAGTTGGGGAAGTCCACGTCGGGGTCCGACTCGTCCACCAGTCCGTCCAGCATGTCCACAGCCTCCATGACAGTCATCCTCTTATAGGAGAAGCCCCCAAACTGGGCATGCTGGGCCAGAAGGGAAAGGTCAGTATGGTCCCAGGGTCAGCCCTTGGGAGCTTGGGTTAGGAGTTGGCCACCTACCTTCCTCCTGACGAAGTCCACGGTCTGCCATGTGTGCATAAGCTTGTAGGTGGCGAAGACACGGTCCAGGAGCGGGCCGGACTGCAAGCCGGAGGGTCAGCCAGGCAGCTCGCCACCCCCTGCCCTTCACACCCAGGGGGCCACTGCCTGCCTCTCCCAGGCCCCAAGGTGTGGTCAGGGTGGCCCCAGGGTGGCCCCTGGAGCTGTGCAAGGGGACAGGGCAGGAGAGGCGGGGGCCGGTGGGGGAGCAGTCCTCACCGTGTAGTTTCGGAAATTGTCCTTGTCTTTGGCTGCTTCTGGGTCCATATCAGGCTGGGAAACCAGCGAAGGGTCTGGGTCCTggtagggtgggggtggtggtgaatCCATTTCACCAGGATGCCAGCTCCATGAGGAAGGGAGGACACCCCATGGGGGCCAGGACTGTTGGATGTGGAGCGGCAGAGAGGCAGTGGGCACCCCAGGGCACCGGCGCGTGGCCTCGGTGAGCCCGAGTCAAGACTTCCGGCCCTGAGTCCTTATCTGCTGAGCGGATGCTGGGGATGTCTGCTCCAAGGGTGATGCTTGGCCGCGGCCACACAGCACCCGCACCCGGAGTCTCCTTCTCAGGGCGCGGGTCCGCAGGGAGCCCAGCGTTTGGGCCCGTGACCTTTGCCCCAGATAGACCACGGCCGGGAGGGAGCCCTTTGACCCCGAAGAGTGGGCCAGCAGAAACCCGCCGGGCGTGGGCACGGGGCTGCCCCGCTTTCCCTGAGCATGCAGT contains:
- the MIOX gene encoding inositol oxygenase, whose translation is MDSPPPPPYQDPDPSLVSQPDMDPEAAKDKDNFRNYTSGPLLDRVFATYKLMHTWQTVDFVRRKHAQFGGFSYKRMTVMEAVDMLDGLVDESDPDVDFPNSFHAFQTAEGIRKAHPDKDWFHLVGLLHDLGKVLALAGEPQWAVVGDTFPVGCRPQASVVFHDCTFQDNPDLQDPLYSTELGMYQPHCGLENVLMSWGHDEYMYRMMKFNKFALPPEAFYIIRFHSFYPWHKFGDYQQLCNEQDLAMLPWVQEFNKFDLYTKSSSLPDVAALRPYYQGLVDKYCPGVLCW